The following proteins come from a genomic window of Saccharomyces mikatae IFO 1815 strain IFO1815 genome assembly, chromosome: 7:
- the GCN1 gene encoding Gcn1p (similar to Saccharomyces cerevisiae GCN1 (YGL195W); ancestral locus Anc_8.155), whose amino-acid sequence MTAILNWEDISPVLEKGTRESLVSKRVPFLQDISQLVRQETLEKPQLSEIASVLLNTFVIYEDNRSKSLRISILLDILNLEPCLLDNFVQFVSGVVMKNPATKSVADYLNLLDWINSFLVFVSHNSTLFEEYIPKLLVAHSYATFGVETILDNQEGSKKSQDKQNQHRKRIRYCIFQSAVKAFLKCLRDNDDSISYMQIVTKTLLEGHSKLKITSVGVVVIMGALTQTTLQLLSRQPALHSALKENSVEKYCEYLGKEVFLGKNPPSSFCLEVGLKPFLEEFVSQNMFTQFFIPNIEKAILRSPEFGFSILSELYAGVSPDKVNLLNVFTSSKLLNQTFSSFKSSKEVVRSISLHSAIILLRQVSQNDTALEDLTKVIDEIFKNIKSNLNADYKSLISKILIEIPSTHCEISERICKDLSPFIGKEGNEGALNLMLNAFFVHYFSLDKPIENFNKCISTGFADKKPALKKCWFTAFLSNSNAASEEIILNFIDGCLEFVKDSIIHYQTHGHSCIQASIEFVNKILTLDNTELNDRVMQLIETLPENSSIGDAILTSALSTELSIENRIHSVNLLQELFYKKPEIIGSYVIGAIERRMRVQELVPQPNISFKYITPVLLAITSELPDKEASIKVLINTLVVAQWKIFNIKNGWAGLVLRARLDPAKVVEEHAIIIMEKIAGITSNKEWIDTIYGSCALQSAAYAAFIQPAEFTPILCKTIEADLAAEELSHLSEEDFNIFAGKEGVLVVDVLEENVNKKLSNKNSKEYETLMWEQNIRKEQAKKNVKKLTKEEQELVKEQLAKESVIRSHVSKISTRLKRGIRLVSELSKAACLVQNGIAIWFPLAVTKFLHLCSEQNISRLTEDVNNVFLQLSQNVSERLGNIRLFLGLATLRVHNASDISQNYLQEPLVELLTRVLFRIKFVSNQAALDSISLTYILPLLINVLEKGKAVALKNADKPVVKTEFVEEDEEEEHLLLAMEIISVHAEAFEDPSIPRISIIEVLLSLLSLPSKAKIAKDCFNALCQSISVAPNQEDLDMILSNLLSPNQFVRSTILETLDNEFELEPFMKYSPEVFICKFDSDPSNREVADFIWEFNKFSINDELLKSLFLLFNQDDSGLRLFAANAYAFGAVSLFTTQDNSSNNYLNDLLNFYKEKAKPLEPILDQFGLVLVSASEQKDPWQGRSTVAITLKIMAKALSANDNTVVDVIKFLVNDGGLVDREPIVRQEMKEAGVELITLHGSQNSKELIPIFEEALNSSTDSALKENVIILYGTLARHLQESDARIHTIIERLLSTLDTPSADIQQAVSACIAPLVFQFKPKVGEYLNILMEKLLNPTVPVSMRRGAAWGIAGLVKGYGISALSEFDIIRNLIEAAEEKKEPKKRESVGFCFQYLSESLGKFFEPYVIEILPNILKNLGDAVPEVRDATARATKAIMAHTTGYGVKKLIPVAVSNLDEIAWRTKRGSVQLLGNMAYLDPTQLSASLSTIVPEIVGVLNDSHKEVRKAADESLKRFGEVIRNPEIQKLVPILLQAIGDPTKYTEEALDSLIQTQFVHYIDGPSLALIIHIIHRGMHDRSANIKRKACKIVGNMAILVDTKDLVPYLQQLIDEVEIAMVDPVPNTRATAARALGALVERLGEEQFPDLIPRLLDTLSDETKSGDRLGSAQALAEVISGLGLTKLDEMLPTILAGVTNFRAYIREGFMPLLLFLPVCFGSQFAPYINQIIQPILSGLADNDENIRDTALKAGKLIVKNYATKAVDLLLPELERGMFDENDRIRLSSVQLTGELLFQVTGISSRNEFSEEDGDHNSEFSGKLVDVLGQERRDRILAALFVCRNDTSGIVRATTVDIWKALVPNTPRAVKEILPTLTGMIVTHLASSSNVLRNIAAQTLGDLVRRVGGNALSQLLPSLEESLIETSNSDSRQGVCIALYELIESASAETISHFQSIIVNIIRTALTDESATVREAAALSFDIFQDVVGKTAVDEVLPYLLHMLESSDNSGFALLGLQEIMSKKSDVIFPILIPTLLSPPIDAFRASALGSLAEVAGSALYKRLSIIINALVDAIITTSNDESTKTALELSLDRVFLSVTDDEGLHPLLQQIMSLLKNDNIQKRIAILERLPNFFDKTVLDFDIYIPDFVSHAILSLDDEDPRVVNGNFNALSTLLKKVDKPTLEKLVKPAKQSLALTGKQGKDVAAFKLPKGPNCVLPIFLHGLMYGSNDEREESALAIADVVSKTPAANLKPFVSVITGPLIRVVGERFSSDIKAAILFALNVLFVKIPMFLRPFIPQLQRTFVKSLSDSTNETLRLRAAKALGALIEHQPRVDPLVIELVTGAKQATDEGVKTAMLKALLEVIVKAGSKLTESSKTNIVNLVEEEMLGSNDKLAVAYAKLIGSLSEILSNDEANKILQEKVLDANLDGETGKFAILTLNSFLKDAPIHIFNTGLTDEFVSYILDAIRSSDVYFGENGTIAAGKLLLLEGENKSPFVKTEAAEAFRIGDGNITLLINELSKAILEPASNSTDVRRLALVVIRTLARFKFDECVKQYFNVVGPSVFACLRDPVIPIKLAAEKAYLALFRLVEEDDMHTFNQWFSGVSDLGSNIETITGTTIQLRSIGDYTKRVGRRLANVERERIAAGGDAETMFSDRFEDEREIWAVGGVELATDI is encoded by the coding sequence ATGACAGCTATCCTAAACTGGGAGGATATATCCCCTGTTTTGGAGAAAGGCACCCGCGAATCACTCGTGTCTAAAAGAGTTCCCTTTTTGCAAGATATATCACAATTAGTTCGTCAAGAAACATTGGAAAAACCTCAATTATCTGAAATCGCTTCTGTTTTACTGAATACTTTTGTGATCTATGAAGACAACAGGTCCAAAAGTTTGAGAATTTCAATATTGCTCGACATCTTAAATCTAGAACCATGTCTTTTAGATAACTTTGTTCAATTCGTTTCTGGTGTGGTCATGAAAAATCCGGCTACTAAGTCCGTGGCAGATTACCTTAACTTGTTAGATTGGATTAATTCTTTCCTAGTGTTTGTATCACACAATTCTACgttatttgaagaatacaTTCCGAAATTGTTGGTTGCCCACTCGTATGCCACTTTTGGTGTCGAAACTATCCTTGACAATCAAGAAGGTAGCAAGAAATCTCAAGATAAACAAAACCAAcatagaaaaagaattcgTTATTGCATTTTCCAATCAGCCGTTAAGGCATTTCTTAAATGCTTAAGggataatgatgatagtATTTCTTATATGCAAATTGTAACTAAGACCTTACTAGAGGGCCATTCTAAACTAAAGATAACCAGTGTCGGTGTGGTTGTGATAATGGGCGCATTAACTCAGACTACACTTCAGTTGTTATCTAGGCAACCGGCTCTACACTCCGctttgaaggaaaattCTGTAGAGAAATATTGCGAGTATCTGGGcaaagaagtttttttggGGAAAAATCCACCATCTTCCTTTTGTTTAGAAGTCGGTTTGAAGCCCTTTTTAGAAGAATTTGTTTCACAGAACATGTTTACCCAATTCTTCATCCctaatattgaaaaagcaaTTCTAAGATCTCCAGAGTTtggtttttcaattttatccGAATTATACGCTGGTGTTTCTCCAGACAAAGTAAATCTCTTGAATGTTTTTACTTCTTCAAAGCTTCTTAACCAAACCTTCTCGTCGTTTAAGAGCTCAAAAGAAGTAGTTAGATCCATCTCACTTCATTCCGCAATAATCTTACTGAGACAAGTCTCACAAAATGATACTGCCTTGGAAGATCTGACGAAGGTTATCGATGAAATATTTAAGAATATTAAGTCGAATTTAAACGCAGATTACAAATCACTAATTTCTAAAATCCTCATAGAAATACCCTCAACACACTGTGAGATCTCTGAAAGAATTTGTAAAGATTTATCTCCATTTATTGGCAAAGAAGGTAATGAAGGTGCCTTGAATTTAATGCTCAATGCTTTTTTCGTTCATTACTTTAGTCTGGACAAACccattgaaaatttcaacaaATGTATATCAACTGGTTTCGCAGATAAAAAACCAGCTTTGAAAAAGTGCTGGTTTACCGCTTTTTTAAGCAATTCCAATGCTGCATCTGAAGAGATAATTTTAAACTTTATAGACGGTTGTTTGGAATTTGTGAAGGACTCCATTATACATTACCAGACACATGGCCATTCATGCATTCAAGCGTCAATTGAATTCgtaaacaaaatattaacGTTGGATAATACTGAACTAAATGATCGTGTAATGCAGCTAATAGAAACCCTCCCTGagaattcatcaatagGTGATGCTATCTTAACTTCTGCATTGTCAACAGAACTCTCCATTGAGAACCGTATTCATTCTGTAAACTTGCTACAAGAAttattttacaaaaaacCAGAAATTATCGGGTCCTATGTCATTGGTGcaattgaaagaagaatgcGCGTACAAGAATTAGTACCTCAACCAAACATATCCTTTAAATATATTACACCTGTACTATTGGCCATTACGTCTGAGTTACCTGACAAGGAAGCTTCAATTAAGGTATTAATTAATACTCTGGTTGTAGCAcaatggaaaatttttaacATCAAGAATGGTTGGGCTGGATTAGTTTTACGTGCAAGGCTTGACCCAGCCAAAGTTGTTGAGGAGCACGCTATAATTATCATGGAAAAAATTGCTGGAATCACTAGTAATAAGGAATGGATAGATACAATTTATGGTAGTTGTGCTTTACAATCTGCTGCGTATGCAGCATTTATTCAGCCCGCAGAGTTCACTCCGATCCTTTGTAAGACTATCGAAGCAGATTTAGCGGCAGAAGAATTATCACACCTATCTGAAGAAGacttcaatatttttgcGGGTAAAGAAGGCGTTTTGGTTGTTGATGTCCTGGAAGAAAACGTGAACAAGAAACTTTCCAATAAAAATTccaaagaatatgaaacGTTAATGTGGGAACAAAATATAAGGAAAGAGCAAGCCAAGAAAAACgtgaaaaaattgacaaaagaagaacaagaacttGTTAAAGAACAACTAGCAAAAGAGTCTGTAATTAGATCACATGTCTCAAAAATCTCTACTCGGTTGAAGCGTGGGATTAGATTGGTATCTGAGCTTTCCAAGGCTGCCTGCTTAGTCCAAAATGGCATCGCTATTTGGTTTCCTCTAGCAGTCACAAAGTTCTTACACCTATGCTCGGAACAGAATATTTCAAGGCTGACAGAGGATGTAAATAATGTATTCTTGCAGCTTTCTCAAAATGTCTCCGAAAGATTGGGCAATATCAGGCTCTTTCTTGGTTTAGCAACCTTGCGTGTGCACAATGCCAGTGATATCTCACAAAATTACTTGCAGGAACCCCTGGTTGAATTACTGACAAGAGTTCTTTTCAGAATCAAATTTGTGTCTAATCAAGCAGCATTAGATTCTATTAGTCTAACTTATATCTTACCATTGTTGATCAACGTTCTAGAAAAAGGTAAAGCGGTTGCACTAAAGAACGCCGATAAGCCTGTTGTTAAGACTGAGTtcgttgaagaagatgaagaagaggaacaTCTATTACTTGCTATGGAAATTATTTCTGTGCACGCAGAGGCTTTTGAAGACCCTTCCATTCCCAGGATTTCAATTATTGAAGTTTTGCTATCTCTTCTCTCTTTGCCATCAAAAGCAAAGATTGCTAAGGATTGTTTCAACGCTCTATGTCAAAGTATCTCTGTTGCTCCAAATCAAGAAGACCTTGATATGATACTATCAAACCTATTGTCACCAAATCAATTTGTCCGTTCAACAATATTAGAAACTCTTGATAATGAGTTTGAATTGGAGCCTTTCATGAAATATTCACCCGAAGTGTTTATTTGCAAGTTTGATTCTGATCCTTCCAATCGCGAGGTCGCAGATTTTATTTGGgaattcaataaattttcaatcaatGACGAGCTACTTAAGAGCCTATTTTTACTATTCAATCAAGATGATAGTGGTTTGAGATTATTTGCGGCCAATGCATATGCTTTTGGTGCGGTAAGCCTATTTACCACTCAAGATAATTCCTCAAACAATTACTTAAACGACTTATTGAACttttataaagaaaaggcaaAACCATTGGAACCAATTCTTGATCAATTTGGCTTAGTTCTTGTGTCTGCTAGTGAACAAAAGGATCCATGGCAAGGAAGAAGCACAGTTGCAATTACATTAAAAATCATGGCAAAGGCTCTTTCTGCGAATGATAACACAGTTGTTGATGTCATAAAATTTCTAGTTAACGATGGGGGTTTAGTAGACAGAGAACCAATTGTCCGCcaagaaatgaaagaagCTGGTGTCGAATTAATTACCTTGCACGGCTCACAAAATTCTAAAGAACTGATTCCTATATTCGAAGAAGCATTAAATTCTAGTACAGATAGTGCTCTAAAGGAGAatgttattattctttatgGTACTCTGGCAAGACATTTGCAAGAGAGTGATGCAAGAATTCATACAATCATTGAAAGATTACTTTCAACTCTTGATACTCCTTCTGCAGATATTCAACAGGCTGTTTCGGCCTGTATAGCACCActtgtttttcaatttaAACCAAAAGTTGGTGAATACTTGAATATATTAATGgagaaacttttgaatcCGACTGTACCTGTCTCCATGCGAAGAGGTGCTGCTTGGGGTATAGCTGGTTTGGTTAAAGGTTATGGTATTTCTGCTCTCTCGGAGTTTGATATCATTCGTAACCTCATCGAAGCTgcagaggaaaaaaaggagcCGAAAAAGCGTGAATCTGTTGGATTTTGCTTCCAGTATTTATCCGAATCTTTGGGGAAGTTCTTTGAACCGTATGTCATTGAAATTCTTCCAAATattctaaaaaatttggGGGATGCTGTTCCCGAAGTCAGAGATGCAACTGCTCGTGCCACGAAGGCTATAATGGCACACACAACTGGCTACGGTGTCAAAAAGTTAATTCCAGTTGCTGTTTCTAACCTGGATGAAATTGCCTGGAGAACTAAGAGGGGCTCCGTCCAATTACTAGGTAATATGGCTTATTTAGATCCCACCCAACTATCAGCTTCTTTGTCTACAATTGTTCCAGAAATTGTTGGTGTGTTAAACGATTCTCACAAAGAAGTACGTAAGGCTGCTGATGAATCCTTGAAAAGATTCGGTGAGGTTATTAGAAACCctgaaattcaaaaattggtaCCCATACTTTTGCAAGCTATTGGTGACCCTACAAAATACACAGAAGAGGCTTTGGATTCGTTGATTCAGACACAATTTGTTCATTATATTGATGGCCCATCACTAGCATTAATTATCCATATTATCCATCGTGGTATGCATGATAGATCTGCTAACATTAAGAGAAAGGCATGTAAGATTGTCGGTAATATGGCTATTTTGGTTGATACTAAGGATCTTGTTCCATATTTACAACAGCTGATAGATGAAGTTGAGATTGCTATGGTGGATCCTGTTCCAAATACTAGGGCCACAGCAGCTCGTGCATTAGGTGCCTTAGTAGAAAGGCTAGGTGAAGAGCAATTCCCAGATTTGATTCCTCGTTTGCTGGATACCCTAAGTGACGAAACCAAATCGGGTGATCGTTTGGGCTCAGCTCAAGCTCTAGCTGAAGTTATTAGTGGTTTAGGATTAACTAAATTGGATGAAATGTTACCAACTATTTTAGCTGGTGTAACTAACTTCCGTGCTTATATCAGAGAAGGTTTCATGCCTTTATTACTTTTCCTTCCTGTTTGTTTTGGATCACAATTTGCTCCATATATTAATCAAATCATTCAGCCTATTCTTTCTGGTTTAGCTGATAATGACGAAAATATTCGTGATACTGCTCTGAAGGCCGGTAAATTGATTGTCAAGAATTATGCCACAAAGGCTGTTGATCTATTACTGCCCGAGTTAGAAAGAGGCATGTTCGATGAAAATGACAGAATTCGCTTGTCTTCTGTCCAACTAACCGGTGAGCTTCTATTCCAAGTCACTGGTATATCCTCTAGGAATGAATTTTCTGAGGAAGATGGTGACCATAACAGTGAATTCTCCGGCAAGTTGGTAGATGTTCTTGGTCAAGAACGCCGTGACAGAATTTTGGCCGCTTTATTTGTTTGCAGAAACGATACTTCTGGTATTGTACGTGCTACGACTGTGGACATTTGGAAAGCATTGGTCCCAAACACTCCAAGAGCTGTGAAGGAAATTCTTCCAACATTAACCGGTATGATAGTTACCCACTTGGCTTCTTCATCCAATGTATTACGTAACATCGCCGCTCAAACTTTAGGTGATCTTGTTCGCCGTGTTGGTGGAAATGCCCTTTCACAACTATTGCCAAGTTTGGAGGAATCCTTAATAGAAACATCAAACTCAGATTCTAGACAAGGTGTTTGTATTGCTCTTTACGAGCTAATCGAATCTGCTTCTGCAGAGACAATATCACATTTCCAATCTATCATCGTTAACATCATTCGTACTGCTTTAACTGATGAGTCAGCTACGGTTAGAGAGGCCGCAGCATTATcatttgatatatttcaaGATGTTGTTGGGAAAACAGCAGTTGATGAAGTTTTGCCATATTTGTTGCATATGCTTGAATCTTCTGATAATTCTGGTTTTGCTTTGTTAGGTTTACAAGAAATTATGTCGAAGAAGTCAGACGTAATCTTCCCAATCTTAATACCAACTTTATTATCACCTCCAATAGATGCGTTTAGGGCTTCAGCTCTAGGTTCACTCGCAGAAGTCGCTGGCTCAGCTTTGTACAAACGTTTGTCCATCATAATTAACGCACTAGTGGATGCAATTATTACGACTTCCAATGATGAGTCTACTAAGACTGCATTAGAACTTTCATTAGACAGAGTATTTTTATCTGTGACAGATGATGAAGGTCTTCACCCATTACTTCAACAGATAATGTCACTGCTGAAGAATGATAACATACAAAAGCGCATAGCCATTTTAGAGCGTTTGccaaatttctttgataagACTGTCCTTGATTTTGATATCTATATTCCAGATTTTGTCTCACACGCGATTTTGTCACTGGACGATGAGGATCCAAGGGTCGTCAACGGTAATTTCAATGCCTTGTCcactttattgaagaaggtTGACAAGCCTACCTTAGAGAAATTAGTCAAACCTGCTAAGCAGTCTTTGGCATTGACAGGAAAGCAAGGCAAAGATGTGGCCGCGTTTAAGCTGCCAAAAGGGCCAAACTGTGTTTTGCCTATTTTCTTGCACGGTTTGATGTATGGTTCGAATGATGAAAGGGAAGAATCTGCGTTAGCCATTGCTGATGTTGTTTCGAAGACACCTGCTGCTAACTTGAAGCCATTTGTAAGCGTCATTACTGGTCCATTGATTCGTGTTGTAGGTGAAAGATTCAGTAGTGATATCAAAGCGGCAATTTTATTTGCACTTAATGTACTGTTTGTTAAGATTCCAATGTTCTTGAGACCCTTTATTCCTCAATTACAAAGAACATTTGTTAAATCTTTGTCAGATTCCACCAATGAAACGTTACGTCTCCGTGCAGCAAAGGCTCTTGGTGCTTTAATTGAACACCAACCTCGTGTTGATCCACTAGTCATCGAATTAGTGACAGGTGCCAAGCAAGCCACAGATGAAGGTGTTAAGACAGCTATGCTCAAGGCTTTGTTGGAGGTCATTGTTAAGGCTGGTTCTAAATTAACTGAAAgttcaaaaacaaatattgTCAACTTAGTTGAGGAAGAGATGCTAGGTAGTAACGATAAATTGGCAGTTGCTTATGCTAAATTAATTGGGTCATTATCAGAGATTTTATCTAACGATGAAGCTAATAAAATTCTGCAGGAGAAGGTTTTAGATGCTAATTTAGATGGGGAAACTGGGAAGTTTGCAATTCTGACTCTCAATTCCTTCTTGAAAGACGCACCCATTCATATTTTCAACACAGGGTTGACGGACGAATTTGTGAGTTACATTCTGGATGCAATTCGTTCTTCTGATGTCTACTTTGGAGAAAACGGTACTATTGCTGCTGGTAAATTACTTCTATTGGAAGGGGAAAATAAATCTCCCTTTGTTAAAACCGAAGCTGCAGAAGCATTCAGAATCGGAGATGGGAACATCACCTTGTTAATCAATGAGTTGAGTAAAGCTATCTTAGAACCAGCCAGTAATTCTACGGATGTGAGAAGATTGGCTTTAGTTGTCATAAGAACATTAGCAAGattcaaatttgatgagTGTGTCAAACAATATTTCAATGTGGTGGGACCATCTGTGTTTGCTTGTTTGCGTGATCCAGTTATTCCAATAAAGCTTGCTGCCGAAAAAGCGTACCTGGCCTTGTTCAGGTtggttgaagaagatgatatGCACACTTTCAATCAGTGGTTCTCTGGGGTTTCTGATCTTGGTAGCAATATTGAGACTATCACGGGTACCACAATTCAATTAAGATCCATTGGAGACTACACCAAGAGAGTTGGTAGAAGATTAGCAAAtgttgaaagagaaagaattgCTGCTGGTGGAGATGCGGAAACAATGTTTAGTGATAGATTTGAGgatgaaagagaaatatgGGCTGTCGGTGGTGTTGAACTAGCCACTGATATTTAA
- the SMKI07G0670 gene encoding uncharacterized protein (similar to Saccharomyces cerevisiae YGL194C-A; ancestral locus Anc_8.154), translating to MAAMSSKETTFIRPLKIIALTLAIILIINLSYKLFLKRYLKSTIIWCLGVANTDRNDIMWWQTSPLLERWIWQLVDNYETKYE from the coding sequence ATGGCAGCTATGTCTAGCAAGGAGACGACTTTCATCAGACCATTAAAAATCATTGCTTTGACTTTAGCAATAATTCTCATAATAAACCTTTCTTATAAGTTATTTCTAAAACGCTATTTGAAGTCGACAATCATTTGGTGTTTAGGTGTTGCGAATACAGATCGCAACGATATTATGTGGTGGCAAACCTCACCACTGTTAGAGCGTTGGATATGGCAATTAGTTGACAATTATGAAACCAAGTACGAATGA